From one Triticum urartu cultivar G1812 chromosome 3, Tu2.1, whole genome shotgun sequence genomic stretch:
- the LOC125545708 gene encoding signal peptide peptidase-like 3: MPARPPAHTHDAPAQARYRQGRTTYVRATASPVLRAPVNPAMAVASPRRGRGRGGAVALLLLLLPVLLLAPGAAGFNTEFEEDKSPKLPRCNNPFQKVKVVYWVDGEQMSALIGMTARFGGMVPDTASAAERLPAVIPSSKTGCQKSPQAIKPLSPPLAGNIAVTERGECTYLEKANAAASSGAKALIMANDIDDVGKMVCSKNDTALDFKIPVVIVSRSNGLKIFEAMDGAKKVEMQLYSPNKAAFDGAIPFLWLMAVSTTACAAVWTAVVVGEEKAPSGDGEGDQEAPKTEEPEIVELQAETAFVFVIVSSCVLLFLFFFNSIWSAWLMVGLFCLGGLQGLHFLASTLIVRACKKCGDTKIKLPAVGNVTAVTLVVLPIALFIVIMWATHQSSPFAWVGQNLMGIGMMILVLQIVQMPNIKVASALLISAFLYDIFWVFISPLIFKKSVMITVAKGTDDGPSLPMVLKMPKEFDVWNGYDMIGFGDILFPGLLVAFSFRYDRAHGKGVANGYFPYVMIGYAFGLSFTYVGLYLMKSGQPALLYLVPCTLGTIVGLGAQRGELSQLWNAKA; this comes from the exons AtgcccgcccgcccgcccgcgCACACACACGACGCGCCCGCGCAGGCCCGCTATCGCCAGGGACGAACGACGTACGTGCGTGCGACGGCGTCTCCGGTCCTACGCGCGCCGGTCAACCCAGCCATGGCTGTCGCCTCCCCTCGCCGCGGCCGCGGCCGCGGCGGCGCcgtcgctctcctcctcctcctcctccccgtcctcctcctggCGCCGGGCGCGGCAGGCTTCAACACCGAGTTCGAGGAGGACAAATCGCCCAAGCTCCCCCGCTGCAACAACCCCTTCCAGAAG GTGAAAGTGGTGTACTGGGTGGACGGCGAGCAGATGAGCGCCCTGATCGGGATGACGGCGAGGTTCGGCGGGATGGTGCCGGACACGGCGTCCGCCGCCGAGAGGCTCCCCGCCGTGATTCCCAGCTCCAAGACCGGCTGCCAGAAGTCCCCGCAGGCAATTAAACCACTCTCCCCGCCA CTGGCTGGCAACATCGCCGTGACGGAGCGCGGCGAGTGCACGTACCTCGAGAAGGCGAACGCGGCCGCGTCCAGCGGCGCCAAGGCGCTGATCATGGCCAACGACATCGACG ATGTGGGGAAGATGGTGTGCAGCAAGAACGACACGGCGCTCGACTTCAAGATCCCGGTCGTGATCGTGTCGCGGTCCAATGGGCTCAAGATCTTCGAGGCCATGGACGGCGCGAAGAAGG TGGAGATGCAGCTCTACTCGCCCAACAAGGCGGCCTTCGACGGCGCCATCCCTTTCCTCTGGCTAATGGCCGTCAGCACCACCGCCTGCGCCGCCGTCTGGACCGCCGTCGTCGTCGGCGAGGAG AAGGCTCCTTCGGGGGACGGCGAAGGAGACCAGGAGGCTCCCAAAACCGAGGAGCCTGAGATCGTGGAGCTGCAGGCCGAGACGGCGTTCGTGTTCGTCATCGTGTCCTCCTGCGTCCtgctcttcctcttcttcttcaactcCATCTGGTCCGCGTGGTTGATGGTCGGCCTCTTCTGCCTCGGCGGTCTCCAG GGCTTGCACTTCCTTGCGTCGACACTCATTGTCAG AGCATGCAAGAAGTGCGGCGACACGAAAATAAAGCTCCCGGCGGTCGGGAACGTGACGGCGGTGACGCTCGTCGTGCTGCCGATAGCGCTGTTCATCGTCATCATGTGGGCGACGCACCAGAGCTCGCCGTTCGCCTGGGTTGGTCAGAACCTCATG GGCATCGGCATGATGATCCTCGTATTGCAGATAGTGCAAATGCCGAACATAAAA GTTGCGTCGGCGCTTCTGATCAGCGCGTTTCTCTACGACATATTCTGGGTGTTCATCTCGCCCTTGATATTCAAGAAGAGCGTCATGATCACG GTTGCCAAGGGCACGGACGACGGGCCGAGCCTGCCGATGGTCCTGAAGATGCCCAAGGAGTTCGACGTGTGGAACGGCTACGACATGATCGGCTTCGGGGACATCCTCTTCCCTGGGCTCCTCGTCGCCTTCAGCTTCAG ATATGACAGAGCACACGGCAAGGGTGTGGCCAACGGTTATTTCCCCTACGTCATGATCGGCTACGCGTTTG GCCTGTCATTCACGTATGTTGGCCTGTACCTGATGAAGAGCGGCCAGCCGGCCCTGCTCTACCTCGTCCCCTGTACGCTAG GAACCATCGTTGGGCTGGGCGCGCAGCGAGGGGAGCTCAGCCAGCTCTGGAACGCCAAGGCATAG
- the LOC125545707 gene encoding subtilisin-like protease SBT1.5, which produces MPRHLLLPLLLVAAVGASGGDAGGERTYIVRVDADAKPSAFPTHAHWYESAVLAASGGGGGWPEGGPLIHTYSSALHGFSARMSPSAAAALAGARGVAAVLPERVRRLDTTRSPRFLGMLSSPPSAILADSDFGSDLVIAVIDTGISPAHRSFRDRGLGPVPPRWRGACASGPGFPPGSCNRKLVGARFFSAGYEATSGRMNETAEVRSPLDNDGHGTHTASIAAGRYVFPASTLGYARGVASGMAPKARLAAYKVCWAGGCFDSDILAAFDAAVTDGVDVVSLSVGGAVVPYYLDAIAIGAFGATEAGIVVSASAGNGGPGGLSVTNVAPWMTTVGAGSMDRAFPANVRLGNGQVLDGVSVYGGPVLQSGKMYELVYAGATSYSASTCLDGSLDQAAVRGKIVVCDRGVNSRAAKGDVVHRAGAAGMVLANGAFDGEGLVADCHVLPATAVGAAAGEKLRKYIASSTPQKPATGTILFEGTHLGVHPAPVVAAFSARGPNPQSPETLKPDLIAPGLNILAAWPSGVGPAGIPSDGRRTEFNILSGTSMACPHVSGLAALLKAAHPTWSPAAIKSALMTTAYTRDNSNGTMLDESTGKVADVFDFGAGHVDPMRAMDPGLVYDIAPADYVSFLCNLNYTGQNIRAITRRQADCRGARRAGHAGNLNYPSLSVTFVADGARAKMRTHFIRTVTNVGGGRSAYRATVRSPEGCNVTVRPDRLAFRRDGQKLSFTVHVEAAARARMEPGSSLVRSGALTWGDGRHAVVSPIVVTLQAPVQ; this is translated from the coding sequence ATGCCGCGCCATctgctgctcccgctcctcctcGTCGCCGCGGTGGGCGCCTCCGGCGGGGACGCGGGAGGCGAGAGGACGTACATCGTGCGGGTGGACGCCGACGCGAAGCCGTCGGCTTTCCCGACCCACGCGCACTGGTACGAGTCGGCGGTGCTGGCGGCGTCCGGGGGCGGCGGGGGGTGGCCCGAGGGCGGCCCGCTGATCCACACCTACTCGTCGGCGCTCCACGGGTTCTCCGCGCGGATGTCGCCGTCGGCCGCGGCGGCGCTGGCCGGCGCCCGCGGGGTGGCGGCCGTGCTGCCGGAGCGCGTCCGCCGCCTGGACACCACGCGCTCGCCGCGGTTCCTCGGGATGCTCTCCTCCCCGCCCTCGGCCATCCTCGCCGACTCCGACTTCGGCTCCGACCTCGTCATCGCCGTCATCGACACCGGCATCTCGCCCGCGCACCGCAGCTTCCGCGACCGCGGCCTCGGCCCGGTCCCGCCCAGGTGGCGCGGGGCGTGCGCGTCCGGGCCCGGCTTCCCGCCCGGCTCCTGCAACCGCAAGCTCGTCGGGGCGCGCTTCTTCTCCGCGGGCTACGAGGCCACCTCCGGCCGGATGAACGAGACCGCCGAGGTcaggtcgccgctcgacaacgacGGCCACGGCACCCACACGGCCTCCATCGCCGCGGGCCGCTACGTGTTCCCGGCGTCCACCCTCGGCTACGCCCGCGGCGTCGCCTCCGGGATGGCGCCCAAGGCGCGCCTCGCCGCGTACAAGGTGTGCTGGGCGGGCGGCTGCTTCGACTCCGACATCCTCGCGGCCTTCGACGCCGCCGTCACTGACGGCGTCGACGTTGTTTCTCTCAGCGTCGGCGGTGCCGTGGTGCCGTACTATCTCGACGCCATCGCGATTGGGGCGTTCGGCGCGACAGAGGCTGGCATCGTTGTGTCTGCTTCGGCCGGCAATGGCGGCCCAGGTGGGCTCTCGGTGACCAATGTGGCGCCCTGGATGACCACCGTAGGCGCCGGGTCCATGGACCGCGCCTTCCCGGCCAACGTGCGCCTCGGCAACGGCCAAGTGCTCGACGGGGTGAGCGTGTACGGCGGGCCGGTGCTCCAGTCCGGCAAAATGTACGAGCTGGTGTACGCGGGGGCAACCAGTTACTCGGCGTCGACGTGCCTCGACGGGTCGCTGGACCAGGCGGCCGTGCGCGGGAAGATCGTGGTGTGCGACCGCGGCGTGAACTCGCGCGCCGCCAAGGGCGACGTGGTTCACCGCGCGGGCGCCGCCGGGATGGTGCTCGCCAACGGGGCGTTCGACGGGGAGGGCCTGGTGGCCGACTGCCACGTCCTGCCAGCCACCGCCGTCGGTGCAGCCGCCGGTGAGAAGCTCCGTAAGTACATCGCGTCGTCCACCCCGCAGAAGCCGGCCACGGGCACCATCCTGTTCGAAGGCACCCACCTCGGCGTGCACCCAGCGCCGGTGGTGGCGGCGTTCTCGGCGCGCGGCCCGAACCCCCAATCTCCAGAGACACTCAAGCCGGACCTGATAGCCCCCGGCCTGAACATCCTCGCCGCGTGGCCCAGCGGCGTCGGCCCGGCAGGCATCCCCTCGGACGGCCGGCGCACGGAGTTCAACATCCTCTCCGGCACGTCCATGGCCTGCCCGCACGTCTCCGGCCTGGCGGCGCTGCTGAAGGCGGCGCACCCGACGTGGAGCCCCGCGGCCATCAAGTCGGCGCTCATGACCACGGCCTACACCAGGGACAACAGTAACGGCACGATGCTCGACGAGTCCACCGGCAAGGTGGCGGACGTGTTCGACTTCGGCGCGGGGCACGTGGACCCGATGCGCGCCATGGACCCGGGCCTCGTCTACGACATCGCGCCGGCGGACTACGTCAGCTTCCTCTGCAACCTCAACTACACGGGGCAGAACATCCGGGCGATCACGCGGCGGCAGGCCGACTGCCGGGGCGCGCGCCGCGCCGGGCACGCCGGCAACCTCAACTACCCGTCCCTCTCCGTCACGTTCGTGGCGGACGGCGCGAGGGCGAAGATGAGGACCCACTTCATCCGGACGGTGACCAACGTGGGCGGCGGCAGGTCGGCCTACCGCGCGACCGTGAGGTCGCCGGAGGGGTGCAATGTCACGGTGCGGCCCGACCGGCTGGCGTTCCGGCGCGACGGGCAGAAGCTGAGCTTCACGGTGCACGTGGAGGCCGCGGCGCGGGCGAGGATGGAGCCCGGCAGCTCCCTGGTGAGGAGCGGGGCGCTGACGTGGGGCGACGGCAGGCACGCCGTGGTGAGCCCGATCGTGGTGACACTGCAAGCGCCAGTGCAGTAG